Proteins from a genomic interval of Rubinisphaera italica:
- a CDS encoding prolipoprotein diacylglyceryl transferase, translating into MRQILFYVTLNHPFSILPNGTQAHPLLQIGAGILLLFVFCCYALWFWKFGIKQPEGEQAKPVTLKSTLMMLAIQLVVVGTLAILFVPFRIFPVFGYGMMLLIAFVAGAAWAGTRAVKVGYSRELIWDVAMCILVSGVAGSRIFYLVQKRDQVFENVSGIPDFLFRCVNLTDGGLVFYGGMILATLSYFAFCSLRKIRPINLADVVIPSIFLGLGFGRIGCLLNGCCYGDRCDLPWAITFPPGSVPHMALVNLGFLSPESLGSFPLHPSQIYSSIGGFLLAFVTAVVFRYRRRIGEVLAVGAIFYPINRFLIEFVRGDEFTVLDTGLTPSQNVSILIVIVALAYLVWLEFYGEEIEPDSSPQVIPKRSKAG; encoded by the coding sequence ATGCGGCAGATATTGTTTTATGTGACACTCAATCATCCGTTTTCCATTCTGCCGAATGGAACCCAAGCGCATCCTCTGCTGCAGATTGGTGCAGGCATTCTCCTGCTGTTTGTCTTTTGCTGCTATGCGTTATGGTTCTGGAAATTCGGAATCAAACAACCTGAGGGTGAGCAGGCAAAGCCCGTTACGCTCAAGTCCACATTAATGATGCTCGCCATTCAATTGGTCGTCGTTGGCACTTTGGCGATTCTATTTGTACCGTTCCGCATCTTTCCCGTGTTTGGTTACGGCATGATGCTGCTGATCGCATTTGTCGCAGGGGCCGCCTGGGCAGGAACGCGAGCCGTCAAGGTTGGTTATTCGCGCGAACTGATCTGGGATGTTGCGATGTGCATTCTCGTTTCTGGAGTCGCGGGCTCGCGTATCTTTTATCTCGTTCAAAAACGAGATCAGGTCTTTGAGAATGTGAGTGGAATTCCAGACTTTCTCTTTCGATGTGTCAACCTGACTGATGGTGGCCTCGTATTTTACGGCGGCATGATTCTGGCCACTCTCTCCTATTTTGCATTCTGCTCATTGAGAAAAATCCGTCCGATTAATCTGGCGGATGTGGTTATTCCATCCATCTTCTTAGGACTTGGCTTTGGCCGCATTGGCTGCCTGCTCAATGGGTGTTGTTATGGGGATCGCTGCGACTTGCCCTGGGCGATCACTTTTCCGCCCGGCTCTGTGCCACACATGGCATTGGTCAATCTCGGATTTCTCAGTCCTGAATCCCTCGGCAGTTTTCCGTTGCATCCGTCGCAAATCTATAGCTCGATTGGCGGATTTCTACTCGCGTTTGTAACAGCCGTTGTCTTTCGATATCGCCGCCGGATTGGTGAAGTGCTCGCAGTCGGAGCCATCTTTTATCCGATCAATCGCTTCCTCATCGAATTCGTTCGAGGTGATGAATTTACAGTGCTCGATACCGGACTGACTCCCTCTCAAAACGTGAGTATTTTGATCGTGATTGTCGCTTTGGCTTATTTAGTCTGGCTGGAATTCTATGGGGAGGAAATCGAGCCGGACAGCTCTCCTCAGGTGATCCCCAAACGATCGAAAGCCGGTTAG
- a CDS encoding efflux RND transporter permease subunit — MNRLFDRIFGSTVDAPLLVTLLILLLSGAALLGYYDPDRVTSLLKPRAEMEAVPEPAPPQPKAEKPKTDVVDEAPKPKPKPQPQIPDVDTVSLTDSDVILVVKSKQFFTPEGAAAIRDVVSALDALPYVRDILWMDRAPVLNLFGFRESLFPKARASQRQFDEAREAAVNHPLIGGQLLSRDGETILLLIKFDWLFVTDDADCTENLKLTAAQAASKYQDIDFEYMVTGKVPSYLTFMESQEKNRFKYQMIGYGTILAMAMILFRGFRAVLIVSLAPAIGVFWTLGILHYFDFQDNPFNDIILPVLLSLVGLTDGVHLMVEIRKLRSQGCDVRDAARTGICRVGLACALTSITTAIGFGSLSLAHHEIVREFGICCVIGVLLTFLSVVLTIPLLCSTRLGRNIHKGHEKGLIDRNLNRISGLITFILHRSKGFAWAAIACTILFSAISLTLRPDERRANALPQHSEAVLAIKHMDEAFGGLEMSSVRINWDDQIESDSAEVLTVIMQVDDLLAAESLIGSPISIRNFIDVLPGSGEPQDRMPLLQLLPASLKRAFYEPERQRAEVNFRVQDLGIARYGPVFERIEAGLETIQAEHPHFNFDLTGSAVWRWENLYQIVIDLAASLGSATFIIFLVLAVAYRSLRIGLISIVPNLFPLAVTGTFLVIYGQSLEIASVCAFTVCLGIAVDDTIHFLTRYREESRRKPQNAAIAHAFTETGTALIMTTIVLLVGFTTVLLSDMRDQRIFAAMGALTIGSALFADLIFLPALLSYFMKDSQVEESDQKESQLTPL; from the coding sequence ATGAATCGGCTTTTTGATCGTATTTTCGGAAGCACGGTCGATGCTCCGCTGCTTGTCACGCTGTTGATCCTGCTGCTCAGCGGAGCCGCTCTGCTTGGATATTACGATCCTGATCGGGTCACCTCCCTGCTCAAGCCACGAGCGGAGATGGAAGCGGTTCCCGAGCCTGCCCCTCCACAACCCAAAGCCGAAAAACCCAAGACTGACGTTGTTGACGAGGCTCCGAAACCCAAACCGAAACCTCAACCACAAATCCCGGATGTCGATACCGTCAGCCTGACCGATTCCGATGTCATTCTGGTTGTGAAATCGAAGCAGTTTTTCACACCCGAAGGAGCAGCTGCGATTCGGGATGTTGTTTCAGCACTCGATGCCTTGCCCTATGTTCGCGACATCTTGTGGATGGACCGGGCACCCGTGCTGAATCTGTTTGGTTTTCGAGAATCCCTCTTTCCGAAAGCCCGGGCTTCACAACGGCAATTTGATGAAGCTCGCGAAGCAGCCGTCAATCATCCCCTGATTGGTGGCCAACTCCTCTCGCGTGATGGCGAAACGATCTTACTGCTCATCAAGTTCGACTGGCTGTTCGTCACGGATGATGCCGACTGCACGGAAAATCTCAAACTGACCGCAGCTCAGGCAGCTTCAAAATATCAAGACATCGATTTTGAATATATGGTGACGGGGAAGGTTCCCAGTTATCTCACGTTTATGGAATCGCAGGAGAAGAATCGTTTCAAATATCAGATGATCGGCTATGGTACCATTCTGGCGATGGCGATGATTCTGTTTCGCGGTTTCCGAGCCGTGCTGATTGTTTCGCTCGCTCCGGCAATCGGTGTCTTCTGGACTCTCGGCATTCTGCACTACTTCGATTTTCAAGACAATCCGTTTAACGACATCATCCTGCCAGTGCTACTGAGTCTGGTCGGCTTGACCGATGGTGTTCACCTGATGGTCGAAATTCGCAAGCTCCGAAGTCAGGGATGTGATGTCCGCGATGCGGCTCGAACGGGTATCTGTCGCGTGGGGCTCGCCTGCGCGCTTACTTCGATTACGACCGCGATTGGTTTTGGTTCACTTTCGCTCGCTCATCATGAAATCGTCCGTGAGTTCGGCATCTGCTGTGTGATCGGCGTGCTGCTTACATTCTTGTCGGTCGTTCTGACAATTCCTCTGCTCTGCTCAACTCGATTAGGGCGGAACATTCATAAGGGACACGAGAAAGGTTTGATCGACCGAAATCTCAATCGCATCAGTGGTTTGATCACGTTTATCCTGCATCGCTCCAAAGGTTTTGCCTGGGCGGCGATTGCCTGCACAATTCTGTTCTCTGCGATTTCACTGACATTGCGGCCCGATGAACGTCGTGCCAATGCGTTGCCGCAACATTCCGAAGCAGTGCTGGCGATCAAGCATATGGACGAGGCGTTTGGTGGACTGGAAATGTCATCTGTACGAATTAATTGGGACGACCAAATTGAGTCCGATTCGGCGGAAGTGCTGACGGTCATCATGCAGGTAGATGATCTGCTCGCTGCCGAGTCTTTGATTGGCAGTCCGATCTCGATCCGCAATTTCATCGATGTCCTGCCCGGTTCCGGCGAACCTCAGGACCGCATGCCGCTCCTGCAATTATTGCCCGCGAGTCTGAAACGGGCCTTCTATGAACCTGAAAGACAACGTGCGGAAGTGAATTTTCGGGTACAGGATTTGGGAATCGCCAGATATGGACCTGTCTTTGAACGGATTGAAGCCGGACTCGAAACAATTCAAGCCGAGCATCCTCATTTCAATTTTGACCTGACCGGTTCAGCTGTCTGGCGATGGGAAAATCTGTATCAGATTGTGATCGACCTGGCCGCCAGTCTCGGCAGCGCGACATTCATAATCTTTCTGGTGCTGGCGGTTGCTTATCGTTCATTGAGAATTGGTTTGATTTCGATTGTTCCAAATCTGTTTCCACTGGCGGTCACTGGCACGTTTCTTGTGATTTATGGCCAGTCTCTCGAAATCGCCAGCGTGTGTGCGTTTACGGTTTGCCTGGGGATAGCGGTCGACGACACAATTCATTTTCTGACACGTTATCGAGAAGAAAGCCGTAGAAAGCCTCAAAATGCTGCGATTGCCCACGCGTTCACAGAAACCGGAACCGCTCTGATCATGACCACGATCGTTCTACTCGTCGGCTTCACGACAGTCCTGTTGAGCGACATGCGCGATCAACGCATCTTCGCCGCGATGGGAGCGTTAACGATTGGCTCTGCTCTCTTTGCCGACCTGATTTTCCTGCCAGCGTTGCTTTCATATTTCATGAAGGATTCACAAGTTGAGGAATCAGATCAAAAAGAATCGCAACTGACTCCATTGTGA
- a CDS encoding FAD-dependent oxidoreductase has protein sequence MVGPMTRRALLGTSAATLALAPWKMNSAWAADQNKDTELREAARAIPLVSDCDVIVCGGGPAGIAAAISAARSGAKVRLFECHGCLGGVWTSGMLSFVIDAAKPGLNAEITAKLDALGAKMTDYRKSDDSHYVYDVEGMKYLLETLFDELKIDYVYHSRVVAVEKDSSNRVRAIVTESKSGREAWAAPVFIDTTGDGDVGALAGCQWQFGEDKTCPCQPMSLMGIIAADTAALAEYDTAQTSANKDRLREEMLRAGVEPSYAKPTLWNFGHGVAAVMINHEYGVEPFDAAQVTRATVNARRELYHITQALKKTGGMWENIRLVATAEQIGVRDGRRIQGRYEVSVNDVIAGIRHDDAICRSHFSVDVHAATQEQNRKAAYGSKGVKAKPFDIPLRALIAAEVDGLLMAGRCISGDFFAHASYRVTGNAVAMGEAAGVAAALSAQKQMLPHQLPWIAVATQLETVRNQADNNALLAASR, from the coding sequence ATGGTTGGACCGATGACACGCCGGGCATTACTGGGAACTTCAGCTGCGACATTGGCACTGGCTCCCTGGAAGATGAATTCTGCCTGGGCAGCCGACCAGAACAAAGACACTGAACTTCGCGAAGCCGCCCGAGCGATTCCTCTGGTCAGTGACTGCGATGTGATTGTTTGCGGTGGAGGTCCAGCCGGGATAGCAGCCGCGATTTCAGCCGCTCGAAGTGGAGCCAAAGTTCGCCTCTTCGAATGCCATGGCTGCCTGGGAGGCGTCTGGACAAGCGGAATGCTCAGCTTTGTAATCGATGCGGCTAAGCCCGGTTTGAATGCGGAGATCACCGCAAAACTGGATGCTCTCGGCGCGAAAATGACCGACTACCGTAAATCCGACGATTCGCATTACGTGTACGATGTCGAAGGGATGAAGTATCTGCTCGAAACATTGTTCGATGAATTGAAGATCGATTACGTGTATCACTCACGGGTCGTCGCTGTCGAGAAAGACAGCAGTAATCGTGTCCGGGCGATTGTGACCGAATCCAAATCAGGCCGTGAAGCCTGGGCGGCTCCAGTGTTTATCGATACTACAGGCGATGGCGATGTCGGTGCTTTGGCTGGTTGCCAGTGGCAATTTGGTGAAGATAAAACCTGCCCCTGCCAGCCGATGTCACTTATGGGAATTATCGCTGCCGATACAGCCGCGCTGGCCGAATATGATACCGCTCAAACCAGTGCCAATAAGGATCGACTCCGCGAAGAAATGCTACGGGCGGGTGTCGAACCAAGTTATGCCAAGCCGACTCTCTGGAACTTCGGGCATGGCGTGGCAGCGGTTATGATCAATCACGAATATGGCGTCGAGCCATTCGATGCGGCTCAGGTCACCCGGGCTACTGTGAATGCACGGCGAGAACTGTACCACATCACCCAAGCCCTCAAAAAGACGGGCGGAATGTGGGAAAATATTCGGCTCGTTGCGACAGCCGAGCAGATTGGCGTGCGGGATGGCCGACGGATTCAAGGGCGATATGAAGTCTCAGTGAATGATGTCATTGCAGGTATCCGACATGACGATGCAATTTGCCGATCGCATTTCTCTGTCGATGTGCATGCGGCGACTCAGGAACAGAATCGCAAAGCCGCTTATGGCTCTAAGGGAGTCAAAGCCAAGCCATTCGACATTCCATTACGAGCGTTGATAGCCGCTGAGGTCGATGGCTTATTGATGGCCGGCCGCTGTATCAGTGGCGACTTCTTCGCTCATGCCAGTTATCGCGTGACTGGCAATGCGGTCGCCATGGGAGAAGCCGCAGGCGTGGCTGCTGCACTCTCTGCCCAGAAACAGATGCTGCCTCATCAACTCCCGTGGATTGCCGTGGCGACTCAGTTGGAAACGGTGAGAAATCAGGCGGATAACAATGCATTGCTGGCAGCAAGTCGATAA
- a CDS encoding redoxin domain-containing protein: MKTQMRIVLTLLIVTLLTFSSDWAQAEPETSSIETATAVKLPDIKGKTVEVPVGASEKITVLCFLGTECPLARLYGPRLETLSHNFAKDVRFYAINSNIHDSLEEFAAYAEAYKLTFPCVKDYENKLADRMGAERTPEVIVLDQAGKVRYQGRIDDQYLPGIVKPEPTRSDLKIALEELAAGKEVSTPETKAVGCLIGKVFPEEITTDITYTKEIAPILQTHCVECHRQGEIGPFALTQYDEVVGWGEMLLEVIDEGRMPPWHANPKVGAFTNARRMSAEEINALKTWVHGGMPYGNAEDLPKPTSYVQGWQFKREPDLVFDMHRKPFAVPEEGIVEYQYFVVDPKFTEDTWVTGTQIVPGNRAVVHHCIVFVRPPDGKDFRGLGWIAGYVPGQRSVNMPEGYARKVPAGSQFVFQMHYTPNGIAQEDMTKMGLLVTDEKDVTHEVSTLVAINHDFEIPPHAADYAVNGDITNIPDRGELLAITPHMHYRGKSFQVTAKVNDSKELLLDVPAYDFNWQHVYELATPHPLASIEKLSFVSTFDNSEANPFNPNPEDYVTWGDQSSEEMAIAFFEVAYPLKESGETQKAKPKQEQAKDPERQKRVDAFVVDFFKRFDQNEDGEIKREELPLSMRRFAFKKLDRDDDGRLDNEEVKKLADSSGSI; the protein is encoded by the coding sequence ATGAAAACTCAAATGCGGATCGTCTTAACTTTGTTAATCGTGACTCTACTGACATTTTCCTCCGATTGGGCTCAGGCGGAGCCAGAGACTTCTTCTATTGAAACCGCTACCGCAGTCAAACTTCCTGATATCAAGGGCAAAACTGTCGAAGTTCCAGTTGGAGCTTCCGAAAAAATCACTGTGCTCTGTTTTCTGGGCACGGAATGTCCACTGGCTCGGTTGTATGGTCCTCGGCTGGAAACACTCTCTCATAATTTTGCCAAGGATGTCCGCTTTTACGCCATCAACAGCAATATTCACGATTCTCTTGAAGAATTCGCTGCCTATGCAGAGGCTTACAAACTGACATTTCCGTGTGTTAAAGATTACGAAAACAAACTCGCTGATCGAATGGGAGCCGAGCGGACTCCGGAAGTGATCGTACTCGATCAAGCAGGCAAGGTTCGGTATCAGGGACGAATCGACGATCAATATCTACCTGGCATCGTCAAGCCGGAACCGACTCGTTCGGATCTGAAGATTGCCCTCGAAGAACTTGCTGCCGGAAAAGAGGTTTCCACACCCGAGACCAAAGCGGTCGGCTGTTTGATCGGTAAAGTCTTCCCTGAGGAAATCACGACCGACATCACTTACACTAAAGAAATCGCACCGATCCTGCAAACTCATTGTGTGGAATGTCATCGGCAGGGAGAAATTGGCCCGTTTGCACTCACACAGTACGACGAAGTTGTCGGCTGGGGTGAGATGCTGCTCGAAGTGATTGATGAAGGCCGTATGCCTCCCTGGCATGCGAATCCAAAAGTTGGGGCCTTCACCAATGCCCGCCGGATGAGTGCAGAAGAAATCAACGCTCTGAAAACCTGGGTTCACGGCGGAATGCCTTACGGGAACGCCGAGGATTTACCAAAACCGACATCTTATGTGCAGGGCTGGCAATTCAAGCGGGAGCCGGATCTCGTTTTCGATATGCATCGGAAACCATTCGCCGTGCCTGAAGAAGGGATTGTCGAATATCAGTATTTTGTGGTCGATCCCAAATTCACAGAGGATACCTGGGTCACCGGCACTCAAATCGTGCCGGGCAATCGTGCGGTTGTGCATCACTGCATTGTGTTCGTCCGTCCGCCCGATGGAAAAGATTTTCGAGGACTTGGCTGGATCGCAGGATATGTTCCCGGGCAACGCTCGGTGAACATGCCCGAAGGTTATGCCCGCAAAGTTCCAGCGGGTTCGCAGTTTGTCTTTCAGATGCACTACACACCCAACGGTATCGCTCAGGAAGATATGACGAAAATGGGCCTGCTAGTCACCGATGAGAAAGATGTCACGCACGAAGTTTCGACACTTGTTGCCATCAATCACGATTTTGAAATTCCCCCGCATGCAGCCGACTACGCGGTGAATGGGGACATCACAAATATTCCAGATCGTGGCGAACTGCTGGCGATTACGCCGCACATGCATTATCGAGGCAAGTCGTTTCAGGTGACTGCCAAAGTCAACGACAGTAAAGAACTCTTGCTCGATGTTCCTGCCTACGATTTCAACTGGCAGCACGTTTATGAACTGGCCACGCCGCATCCGCTTGCCAGCATCGAAAAACTCTCATTCGTTTCAACCTTTGACAATTCAGAAGCGAACCCTTTCAATCCCAATCCGGAAGATTATGTGACCTGGGGAGATCAAAGTTCCGAAGAAATGGCGATTGCCTTTTTTGAAGTCGCCTATCCTCTGAAAGAATCTGGTGAAACCCAAAAAGCGAAACCAAAGCAGGAGCAGGCAAAAGACCCCGAGCGACAAAAGCGTGTGGATGCTTTCGTCGTCGATTTCTTCAAACGCTTCGATCAAAACGAAGACGGAGAGATCAAACGGGAAGAACTTCCGCTCTCGATGCGACGCTTCGCCTTCAAAAAATTAGATCGCGATGACGATGGTCGGCTCGACAATGAGGAAGTGAAAAAGCTCGCCGATTCGTCGGGATCGATTTGA
- a CDS encoding CPBP family intramembrane glutamic endopeptidase: MKFNNREEFLTNAGIFEFSLLVVALILGWVCSVQPTEYVIFSWKPLIYGLLAALPLFVIFMAIEQLPISSVQKVQQTVLDAMGRFLAGCNHLELALLALLAGIGEEILFRGFLMTWIESFAGYYWGLAISSLAFGLMHAVTWVYTIFATAAGFYFGFVFDITGERNLLAPIATHAFYDYLAFLVIVYEARKTQPDEPDPKESEQESFEW; the protein is encoded by the coding sequence TTGAAATTTAACAACCGAGAAGAATTTCTGACGAACGCTGGAATTTTCGAGTTTTCCCTACTCGTGGTCGCACTTATTCTGGGCTGGGTTTGTTCGGTTCAGCCGACAGAATATGTCATATTCTCATGGAAGCCATTGATTTACGGCTTGTTGGCTGCTCTGCCTCTGTTTGTCATTTTTATGGCCATTGAACAGTTGCCGATCAGTTCCGTTCAGAAGGTTCAACAGACGGTTCTCGATGCTATGGGCCGTTTTCTGGCAGGCTGCAACCATCTCGAACTGGCCTTGCTGGCGTTGCTGGCAGGAATTGGGGAAGAAATTCTGTTTCGCGGGTTTTTAATGACGTGGATCGAGTCTTTTGCGGGGTACTACTGGGGACTGGCGATCAGCAGCCTGGCCTTCGGACTGATGCATGCCGTCACCTGGGTGTACACAATTTTTGCGACGGCAGCCGGGTTTTATTTTGGATTCGTATTCGACATTACCGGGGAACGGAACCTGCTGGCTCCCATCGCCACACATGCCTTTTACGATTACCTCGCGTTCCTCGTGATTGTATACGAAGCCCGAAAAACACAACCTGATGAACCCGATCCCAAAGAATCGGAACAGGAATCGTTCGAGTGGTAA
- the panC gene encoding pantoate--beta-alanine ligase, translating to MQNVTTISEVRQILHEVRRSGKSIGCVPTMGALHEGHLSLIEVAVEQSDFVVVTIFVNPTQFAPHEDLSKYPRPLERDLKLCTEAGASLVFHPSAEEMYAKDSQISVTVGSLADCWEGASRPDHFDGVATVVTKLFNVVQPDLAFFGAKDYQQQSIIRAMCRDLDIPVKIVTCPTIREESGLALSSRNVYLSDQEREIAVHISQALLRARERYADAEWSLEQLRKTLRQELNETGGLELDYATIVDPTTLEEVLEKQNTMVALIAARVGTTRLIDNMELSLKS from the coding sequence ATGCAAAACGTCACCACAATTTCTGAAGTTCGCCAAATTCTCCATGAAGTACGACGATCAGGAAAGTCGATTGGGTGCGTCCCGACTATGGGAGCTCTGCACGAAGGGCATTTGAGTTTGATCGAAGTGGCTGTCGAGCAATCTGATTTCGTGGTGGTGACGATTTTTGTGAATCCAACACAATTTGCTCCTCATGAAGATTTGAGCAAATACCCCCGCCCGTTGGAACGGGATCTGAAATTGTGCACAGAAGCCGGGGCTTCGCTGGTTTTTCATCCCTCTGCTGAAGAGATGTACGCAAAAGATTCACAGATTTCAGTGACCGTTGGCTCATTGGCAGACTGCTGGGAAGGGGCAAGCCGTCCAGATCATTTTGATGGCGTGGCGACTGTTGTGACGAAGCTGTTTAATGTTGTTCAGCCCGATCTGGCTTTTTTCGGAGCCAAGGATTATCAGCAGCAGAGCATTATTCGAGCGATGTGTAGAGATCTCGATATTCCTGTGAAAATTGTCACCTGTCCGACGATCCGCGAAGAATCCGGGCTCGCGTTATCGAGCAGAAATGTCTACCTTTCCGATCAGGAACGGGAAATTGCGGTTCATATCTCCCAGGCACTTCTGAGAGCAAGAGAGCGATATGCCGATGCGGAATGGTCTCTGGAGCAATTGCGTAAAACATTGAGACAGGAACTAAATGAAACCGGCGGACTGGAACTCGATTACGCGACCATTGTCGACCCAACCACTCTGGAGGAAGTTCTTGAGAAGCAAAACACGATGGTTGCATTAATCGCGGCTCGTGTGGGAACAACACGACTGATTGACAATATGGAATTGTCACTCAAATCATAA